One window of the Canis lupus familiaris isolate Mischka breed German Shepherd chromosome 29, alternate assembly UU_Cfam_GSD_1.0, whole genome shotgun sequence genome contains the following:
- the TMEM70 gene encoding transmembrane protein 70, mitochondrial isoform X1, with amino-acid sequence MGRGGKEDRERAQREPAVASTRIRSSVPTPARHSLAPSALGAAGLSARTLQLNARGRGGAGRPRVLRTRGRRLRAGGPPGAGRARRGAAAAAAAAGLGPRAARLLRASRGMLLLALRSRRAAGLGLGGQSTVPRAAAALRGLRAASWRAAPWRGSSRPLGGGVGLRGASPLVGRRARTQIPLCWERCVQCLHTELEKSEDGRLIYTGNLARTVFGVKCFSYSTSVISLALLPYIFAQNNIIFGSLPLQILFYGIIGSFTVITPALLHFVTKGYVVRLYHEATTDTYKAITYNVVLLEKSTVFHQNDVRIPDSAHIFTTFYAKTKSLLVNPVLFPNPEDYDHLMGYDKPFTFDTEADSEKKQVKDEK; translated from the exons ATGGgaaggggtgggaaggaggatCGCGAGCGCGCCCAGCGCGAGCCTGCCGTGGCCTCCACGCGGATCCGGAGCTCCGTTCCCACCCCAGCCCGACACTCACTC GCTCCGTCCGCCCTCGGCGCCGCGGGGCTGTCCGCCCGGACCTTGCAACTGAACGCGCGAGGCCGGGGAGGCGCGGGCAGGCCGCGGGTTCTGCGCACGcgcgggcggcggctccgggccGGCGGGCCTCCGGGGGCGGGGCGTGCGCGGCGgggtgcggcggcggcggcggcggcggcgggcctgGGGCCTCGGGCTGCTCGGCTGCTGCGGGCCTCGCGCGGGATGCTGCTCCTGGCGCTGCGCAGCCGGCGGGCGGCCGGACTTGGGCTCGGCGGGCAGAGCACGGTACCGCGGGCGGCCGCCGCGCTGCGAGGCCTGAGGGCGGCGTCCTGGCGGGCGGCCCCCTGGCGCGGCTCCTCGAGGCCGCTTGGCGGAGGCGTGGGCTTGCGGGGAGCCTCGCCGCTCGTGGGCCGGCGGGCGCGAACGCAG ATACCTCTTTGTTGGGAAAGATGTGTTCAGTGCTTACATACAGAgcttgaaaaatcagaagatggAAGGCTGATTTATACTGGGAATCTGGCCCGAACAGTATTTG gTGTGAAATGTTTCTCTTATTCTACAAGTGTCATCAGTCTTGCATTACTACCATATATTTTTGCACAAAACAATATTATATTTGGAAGTCTAcctttgcaaatattattttatggcATCATAGGAAGCTTTACGGTGATTACTCCAGCACTGCTTCACTTTGTTACGAAAGGCTATGTTGTTCGGTTGTACCATGAAGCTACAACAGACACTTACAAAGCCATTACTTATAATGTTGTGCTTTTAGAAAAAAGTACAGTGTTTCACCAGAACGACGTGAGGATTCCAGACAGCGCTcatatatttaccacattttatgCTAAAACAAAATCGCTGTTAGTTAATCCAGTGCTCTTTCCAAACCCTGAAGATTATGACCATCTAATGGGTTATGACAAACCATTCACTTTTGATACGGAAGCAGACAGTGAGAAGAAACAGGTTAAAGATGAGAAATGA